Part of the Haliaeetus albicilla unplaced genomic scaffold, bHalAlb1.1 scaffold_146, whole genome shotgun sequence genome, TTAGATGTCCCCAAGAGAACAAAAAACCACCGTGGGGGTTCCTAAGCCACCTTAGATGTCTCCAATAGGATGCAAAGCCACCATGGGGGTCCCTAAACCACCTCAAATGTCCCCAAGAGGACCTATAAGCCACCATAGATGTCCCCAAGAGAACATAGAGCCATTCTGGGGGTTCCTAAGCCACCCCAGATGTCCCCAAAAGGATCCAAAGCCACTGTGGGGGTCCCTAAACCACCTCAAATGTCCCCAAAAGGATCCAAAGCCATTGCGGGGGTCCCTAAACCACCTTGAATGTCCCCAAGATGACCTGTAAGCCACCTTAGATGTCCCCAAGAGGACCAAAGGCCACTGTGGGGGTCCCTAAGCCACCTTAGATGTCCCCAAAAGGAGCCAAAGCCATTCTGGGTGTCCCTAAACCACCTCAAATGTCCCTAAGAGGACCTATAAGCCAGCCTAGGTGTCCCCAAGAGAACACAAAGCCATTCTGGGGCTCCCCAAACCACCTCAAATGTCCCCCAAAAGACCCAAAACGACCACGGGGGGTGTCCCTAACCACGTTGTCCCTCGTCCCCACAGCCGGAACGCTGGAACAAGATCAAGCTGGTGGTGACGCGGGAGGAGGTGGAGCTGGCCTACCAGGAGGCCATGTTCAGCATGGCCATGCTCAACCGCACCGGTACGGCGTCTGTCGCGACGACGGAAAGGGGGGGAACGACggatggggttggggggagggACACGCGCGACGCCGACGTCCTCTCCCCGCAGCCGCCGGGTTGATGCGCGCTTTCGGGGCGCACGCGGCCACCGACGTGACGGGATTCGGGATCCTGGGCCACGCGCGGACCTTGGCCGGGCAGCAGCGGCAGGAGGTGGCCTTCGTCATCCACAACCTGCCCGTCATCGCCAAGATGGCCGCCGTCAGCAAAGCCTGCGGGGCTCGCTTCGGTTTGCTGCAGGGGACCGCTCCCGAGACCTCAGGTAACGAGGGGGGGAAATGAAaatggggggggaccccaaaattgGGTGGAGAACCCCGATAATGGGTGAGGGATCCAGGttggggaaggggagggtgggatggggggggctggtgaccctcctcctcctcctcggggtggggagggaggttCAGGGGGGTggtgtgggttgttttttggggggggctgcctTAATTTGGGGTTTGGAGGGGAGTGACACCCCCCCGGGTGGGGGTATAGAGGGGGTCCcatcttgggggggggaagcgagCCCCCGGTGTCCCCCAGTTTGGGGTAAAGGGGGGGTGTCCCCTTTTGGGGGGGCACCGAGCCCCCTCAGCACCACCTAACGTAGATCTAaatgtgcccccccccccaaaaaaacaaaagcagggGCAGCCCCTTAAAAGAGGTAAACCCCCCCTTTTCTCCTAAACCACCCGGGGAACCCCCAAAGAGCACAGCCTGCTATTTTTCTCTTAACGAGGGGAGGGAAGGTTGGTGCtgtattttttgggggggtcccctgACCCgtgcgcccccccccctcccgcagGGGGGCTGCTGATCTGCCTGCCGCGGGAGCAGGCGGCCAGATTCTGCGCGGAGCTGAAAGCCCCCGGCCGGggggagggacaccaggcctgGATCATCGGCATCGTGGAGAAGGGACCCCGCGGCGCTCGCGTCATCGACAAACCCCGATTGATCGAGGTCACCCCCCGGGGGGCTCCGGCCCCCCCCGATAGTCCCGGCACCCCCCCGGGGGACGCTACCCCCCTCCggcccttttaaaaaaaagaattggggtggcgggggggtggggggcgcaCGGGGGACACGGTCCGTACCCCGACTTtgcctggaggagcagcaggcaaagataacccccccccctccccaaaccgCAACCCGCCTCCCCCAAAAATCGCCCCCCCAAAGCGTGACGCCCCTCCCCAAAAGCCCGgcgtggggtggggaggggctgaggatccacccccccccctcggTAAAagaggggtggggtggggggacttGGGGGGTGCTTGATTTTTGGGTGGGAGGGCGGGAgcccccccctcaaaaaaataTGGGGCAATAAAGAGCCATCcggatgatttttttttccccctgggggcCCACGGGGTTTTAATGTGATGTGGAAATTCCCCCCCCCAGAGTTTAGGGGTGCCCCCCcggggtgttggggggggttttttggggtttcCCCCCCCTCACTTGATGCAGTCCATGACGTGGATCTGGAGGGTGTCCATGTCGGGGGCTTTGTACTGGCACTTGGGGCAGCACAGGACGGGTTGTTCCTCGGGGGGGGCACACAGGGGGGCGGgcagccccccaaaacctgctgggggggggacaaggGGGGGACACCAtcaccccctgccctccccaagGGAGTTTCAGgggttccccccacccccaatactcaccgcccccccccgccgtgggGGGCCGCAGCTCCGAGTGACGGTTCCTCATCTCCTCCATGCGGATTCTGGGGGGGTAGGGATGGAAATCTGGGGTGCGGGTCAgtatgggctggggggggcccagacagactggggggggggtccaagGTGGGGTTTAGGGATAGTTGGAAGGTTTTAGGTTCAGTTGGAAGAGTTTAGATTCACCTAGAGAGTTTTAGATTGAGTTTGGAGAGTTTTAGGTTCAGTTTGGAGAAGTTTAGGTTCAGTTGGAGACGTTTTGGTTCAGGTTGGAGGAGTTTAGGTTCAGCTGAAGAGTTTTAAGTTGAGTTTGGAGAGTTTTAGGTTCAGTTAGAGGGGTTCAGGTTCAATTTGGAGAGGTTTAGGTTCAGTTGGAGGAGTTTGGGTTCAGGTTGGAGGAATTTTAGGTTGAGTTTGGAGAGTTTTAGGTTCAGGTTGGAGGAGTTTAGGTTCAAGTTGGAGCAGTTTAGATTCAGCTGAAGAGTTGTAAGTTGAGTTTGGAGAGTTTTAGGTTGAGTTTGAAGGGTTTATGTTCAGTTGGAGGGGTTTAGGTTCAGGTTGGAAGAATTTAGGTTCAGTTGGAGGGGTCTGGTTCAATTTGGAGAGGTTTAGGTTCAGTTGGAGGAGTTTGGGTTCAGCTGGAGAACTTTAGGTTGAGTTTGGAGAGTTTTAGGTTCAGTTTGAGGGTTTTAAGTTCAGTTTGGAGAAGTTTAGATTCAGTTGGAGATGTTTTGGTTCAGGTTGGAGGAGTTTAGATTCAGCTGAAGAGTTTTAAGTTGAGTTTGGAGAGTTTTAGGTTGAGTTGGAGGGGTTTAGGTTCAGGTTGGAAGAGTTTAGGTTCAGTTAGAGGGGCTTAGGTTCAATTTGGAGAGGTTTAGGTTCAGCTGGAGGAGTCTGGGTTCAGCTGGAGAACTTCAGGTTGAGTTTGGAGAGTTTTAGGTTCAGTTTGAGGGTTTTAAGTTCAGTTTGGAGAAGTTTAGGTTCAGTTTGGAGACGTTTAGGTTCAGTTACAGGAGTTTTAGGTTCACGCTGGAGAATTTCAGGTGGGCCTGAGGAAAGGGGGGGCGGACACAGTGCCACCCAGGGATTTGGGGgttgctgggggaggggggaagaggggggtgTTATagattttggggtccccctgACCTGGCGGCCCCCTCGGCGTCCACCCGCAGCTGGAGCTGGGCCAGGGCCTCCTGCAGCGCCTCGCGCTGAGCGTGCAGTTCCTCACGCGCCGCCCGCTCCGCCTCAAAATCCGCCTTGTAGATAtcggcctgggggggggggggcaaggaaTTATCAGCAAGGGCCGCCCCCTGCGTCCCCAAATGTCCCTTGTCCCCCTGCCTGACCTGGGCTTGAAGCACGGGGATGGTCTCGAGGGTGGCTCGGTGCTGCTCGGCCTCGGCCTTGAGCTTGTCGATGAGCTCCTGCTTGGCCGCCAGCGCCTCCTCCGCCTGCTGCAGCTGCGCCCGCGCCTCCCCCAGCTGCCGCCACGTCCCCTGTCGCGGTGCGGTGACACCAGGGGACGTTGTGGCAGTGGGAAgtgcgacccccccccccaatatctCCATAGGGGTCCCTGAGGGAAGGGACCCCAGGGGATGGGGCTGGGAGCCGTCCCCGTGGGTCACCCCGGTGTCCCCAAGGGGTTAAAACAGCGTGAGGGGCCACTTCTGTGTCCCCAAAGGTCGCCCCGGTGTCCCCAGGGGTCTGAGATGGGATGAGGAGGTGTCTCAGGGTCCCCAAGGGTCACCCCGGTGTCCCCAGGGGTCTGAGATGGGATGAGGAGGTGTCTCAGGGTCCCCAAGGGTCACCCTAGTGTCCCCGAGGGtcaccccagtgtccccaggggGTTAAAACGGTGTGAGGGGCCAGCTCAGTGTCCCCAGGGCTCACCCCGGTGTCCCCAAGGGGGGTGAAATGGGGTGAGGGGCTGTCTCAGGGTCCCCAAAAGTCACCCCGGTGTCCCCAAGGGGGTGCAGTGGGGTGAGGGGCTGTCCCCAAGGGTCACCCTGGTGTCCCCAGGTGGGTAAAATGGGGTGAGGGGCTGTCCCCATGCCTCCAAGGGtcaccccagtgtccccaaggggGGTGAAATGGGGTGAGGGGCTGTCTCGGGGTCCCCAAAAGTCACCCCGGTGTCCCCAAGGGGGTGCAGTGGGGTGAGGGGCTGTCCCCAAGGGTCACCCTGGTGTCCCCAGGCGGGTAAAATGGGGTGAGGGGCTGTCCCCATGCCTCCAAGGGtcaccccagtgtccccaaggggGGTGAAATGGGGTGAGGGGCTGTCTCGGGGTCCCCAAAAGTCACCCCGGTGTCCCCAAGGGGGTGCAGTGGGGTGAAGGGCTGTCCCCGTATCCCCAAGGGTCACCCCAATATTCCCAAGGGAGTAAAATGGGGCAAGGGGCACCCCAGTGTTCCCTAAAGGGGGTGAAATGGGGTGAGGAACTGTCTCAGGGTCCCCAAAAGTCACCCTGGTGTCCCCAAAGGGGGTGAACTGGGGTGAGGGACCGTCCCCGTATCCCCAAGGGTCACCCCAACATTCCCAAGGGAATAAAACGGGGCCAGGAGCCATCTCAGCGTCCCCAAGGGTCACCTCGGTGTCCCCAAAGGGGGTAAAATGGGGCGAGGGACCACCCTGCTGCCCCCAAGGGCTTAAAACACGACCCTAAGCAAGctcaggacccccccagggGACAAagaccctcccccccccccccaaaaaaaaccccaaacctggcTGCGTTTGTCCCCTTCCAAGCTGGCCTTGATGTGAGCGTCGTACTCCTGGAAGAGGTGGTGGTacgccacctgcagctgcaccaGTTTACGCCTGGGGACATCCAGCAGGGGATAACGATaaggggggggggtcccaggctgttgttcccccccccgcAAGCATCACTCACTTCTCCTCGGTGGCTCCTTGCCGTTCCACGCGCAGGGCGGCCTCCAGGTTCTGCACCTGCAGCCGCAGCTGGTCCAGCTGCAACGCGTggccccccgccgcctcctccagCGCCCGGCACCGCTCCCCCGCCGCCTGCGCCCTgcgtcaccccccccccccgaaacccCCACGTCACCCCCCCGTGTCACCCCCGCGACCCCCTCCCTCCGCTCCTTAacggggatgggggagaaatcGGGGTGACGTGGCGCTGGGGGTCCCTGCGCCCCTTGGGGACAATCCCCCCCGCTTTGGGGACAATCCCCCCCCACTTTGGGGACAATCCTCCTGACTTTGGGGacaatccccccccccactttggGGACAATCCTCCTGACTTTGGGGacaatccccccccccactttggGGACAATCCTCCTGACTTTGGGGACAATCCCCCCCCACTTTGGGGACAATCCTCCTGACTTTGGGGACAATCCCCCCCCACTTTGGGGACAATCCTCCTGACTTTGGGGACAATCCCCCCCCACTTTGGGGACAATCCTCCTGACTTTGGGGACAATCCCCCCCCACACTTTGGGGACAATCCTCCCCCCGACTTTGGGGacaatccccccccccactttggGGACAATCCCCCTGACTTTGGGGACAATCCCCCCCCACTTTTGGGGACAAAAACCTCCTTTCCAGCTCGTCCCGCTCCCGCCGGCTGCTCTCCAGCCGGCTCTGGCTCTCCCGCAGTTCCCCCAGCAGCGACGTCACCTGCGCCTTCACCGACGCTTTGTCCTGCTGTTTGGGGACGCCGAGGTGCGtcacaaaccccccccccccccaaaaaaacccccaaaaacatAAAAACCAACCCAATCTCCCCCAAAATTAAGCCCCCCCTCACCTCCAGCTGCCGCCGCAGcgcctgcagctgcagctcgGCCTGCCGTGCCGCCTCCTGCGCCCGCTCCTCCGCCGCTGCCCCCGCTTCCCGTGCCGCCGCcaacctggggggggggggaacacacccaaaaaaaagggtgg contains:
- the IKBKG gene encoding NF-kappa-B essential modulator isoform X3: MSGGRWRRPAEMVQPGGGGGAGPGSGNGADGGTAGEEAAAAAGGGRVLLELGSPEGLQRLLAENRELKEALRRSSEALRGRCEELRRLQALRRGERELLRGRAGQARALVERLRAERDEAARRLRHQHPPASPNGPQEEAATLPENPPTSLSPPCSQDEDGPGDPEPPRGDPMSPPDPSSPTEQLRQRLAAAETELAAAREAGAAAEERAQEAARQAELQLQALRRQLEQDKASVKAQVTSLLGELRESQSRLESSRRERDELERRAQAAGERCRALEEAAGGHALQLDQLRLQVQNLEAALRVERQGATEEKRKLVQLQVAYHHLFQEYDAHIKASLEGDKRSQGTWRQLGEARAQLQQAEEALAAKQELIDKLKAEAEQHRATLETIPVLQAQADIYKADFEAERAAREELHAQREALQEALAQLQLRVDAEGAARIRMEEMRNRHSELRPPTAGGGGFGGLPAPLCAPPEEQPVLCCPKCQYKAPDMDTLQIHVMDCIK
- the IKBKG gene encoding NF-kappa-B essential modulator isoform X2 is translated as MSGGRWRRPAEMVQPGGGGGAGPGSGNGADGGTAGEEAAAAAGGGRVLLELGSPEGLQRLLAENRELKEALRRSSEALRGRCEELRRLQALRRGERELLRGRAGQARALVERLRAERDEAARRLRHQHPPASPNGPQEEAATLPENPPTSLSPPCSQDEDGPGDPEPPRGDPMSPPDPSPTEQLRQRLAAAETELAAAREAGAAAEERAQEAARQAELQLQALRRQLEQDKASVKAQVTSLLGELRESQSRLESSRRERDELERRAQAAGERCRALEEAAGGHALQLDQLRLQVQNLEAALRVERQGATEEKRKLVQLQVAYHHLFQEYDAHIKASLEGDKRSQGTWRQLGEARAQLQQAEEALAAKQELIDKLKAEAEQHRATLETIPVLQAQADIYKADFEAERAAREELHAQREALQEALAQLQLRVDAEGAARIRMEEMRNRHSELRPPTAGGGAGFGGLPAPLCAPPEEQPVLCCPKCQYKAPDMDTLQIHVMDCIK
- the IKBKG gene encoding NF-kappa-B essential modulator isoform X1, with the protein product MSGGRWRRPAEMVQPGGGGGAGPGSGNGADGGTAGEEAAAAAGGGRVLLELGSPEGLQRLLAENRELKEALRRSSEALRGRCEELRRLQALRRGERELLRGRAGQARALVERLRAERDEAARRLRHQHPPASPNGPQEEAATLPENPPTSLSPPCSQDEDGPGDPEPPRGDPMSPPDPSSPTEQLRQRLAAAETELAAAREAGAAAEERAQEAARQAELQLQALRRQLEQDKASVKAQVTSLLGELRESQSRLESSRRERDELERRAQAAGERCRALEEAAGGHALQLDQLRLQVQNLEAALRVERQGATEEKRKLVQLQVAYHHLFQEYDAHIKASLEGDKRSQGTWRQLGEARAQLQQAEEALAAKQELIDKLKAEAEQHRATLETIPVLQAQADIYKADFEAERAAREELHAQREALQEALAQLQLRVDAEGAARIRMEEMRNRHSELRPPTAGGGAGFGGLPAPLCAPPEEQPVLCCPKCQYKAPDMDTLQIHVMDCIK